In Pseudomonas sp. MM213, a genomic segment contains:
- a CDS encoding phage baseplate assembly protein V, giving the protein MSYASAEHDRMIAAMLMPCVVVGVDLAAPAVRVSNGEWTSAWVRWHSLAAGKARHWRAPSLGEQGVLFNPSGQAGMGTFIPGLYGDAGGQPDNRDHVEVWRFDDGGSLVYDWVAKSYTITLPSGTVTIKVGSTAVVVTDNAVTAKVGGTEATLAPDSATLKSTAIKLIGAVLIDGPLHVTQAITGAASIMAAGASDNHHTH; this is encoded by the coding sequence ATGAGCTACGCCAGTGCCGAACATGACCGCATGATCGCAGCCATGCTGATGCCGTGCGTGGTGGTCGGTGTGGATCTGGCGGCACCGGCGGTACGGGTGTCGAATGGCGAATGGACCAGCGCCTGGGTGCGCTGGCACAGTCTCGCAGCCGGTAAGGCGCGGCACTGGCGAGCGCCCAGCCTGGGCGAGCAAGGGGTGTTATTCAACCCCAGCGGTCAGGCCGGCATGGGCACCTTCATTCCGGGGCTGTACGGCGACGCTGGCGGCCAGCCGGATAATCGCGATCATGTGGAGGTTTGGCGGTTTGACGATGGCGGCTCGCTGGTTTACGACTGGGTCGCCAAGAGCTACACCATCACCTTGCCGAGCGGTACGGTCACCATCAAGGTCGGCAGCACGGCGGTGGTCGTTACGGATAACGCCGTGACGGCCAAGGTCGGTGGCACCGAGGCGACGCTGGCGCCTGATTCCGCCACGCTCAAATCGACGGCCATCAAGCTGATCGGCGCGGTGCTGATCGACGGGCCGTTACACGTCACGCAAGCCATCACCGGCGCGGCCTCGATCATGGCGGCCGGAGCCAGCGACAACCACCACACACACTAA
- a CDS encoding GPW/gp25 family protein, whose translation MIGMDRHTGQPISGFGHLKQSMGDVLGTRLGSRRHRPEYGSKLHEFVDLPVNAGWKSSVQAEAARALGRWEPRLKLESVRVVAVLGGKIDLRIAGEYLGDRFMVEVSV comes from the coding sequence ATGATCGGAATGGATCGCCACACCGGGCAACCCATTTCCGGCTTCGGGCACCTGAAGCAGTCCATGGGCGACGTGCTGGGCACGCGGCTCGGCAGTCGTCGGCACCGGCCGGAATACGGCAGCAAGCTCCATGAGTTTGTCGACTTGCCGGTTAACGCCGGCTGGAAAAGCTCGGTGCAGGCCGAGGCGGCCCGCGCCCTGGGCCGCTGGGAGCCGCGGCTGAAGCTGGAAAGCGTGCGGGTGGTGGCGGTGCTGGGCGGGAAAATCGATCTGCGCATTGCCGGCGAATACCTCGGCGACCGCTTTATGGTGGAGGTGAGTGTATGA
- a CDS encoding baseplate assembly protein, whose amino-acid sequence MSGLDLSALPAPEVLEPLDFEDTYEEGLAVFRGSMGENWTATLESDPVTKVLEVGAYIKLGNRARVNDAAKALLLAHAIGSDLDQIGANYNLKRLVIQAEDRLAVPPVPEIKEKDDPFRERIQLAFEGLTTAGPRNSYIFHARNASGLVMDATAESPEPCHVTVTVLSSEGEGVASPELLATVAAGLNDEDVRPLGDRVTVQSAEIIHYSIDAILHMNSAGPEVDASLAEATKRLAAWINPRKRLGVEVARSAVDAQVHVAGVSRVELIGWVDLAPTKAQAAYCTGYTVVPAVPG is encoded by the coding sequence ATGAGTGGCTTGGATCTGTCGGCGCTGCCGGCGCCGGAAGTGCTGGAACCCCTGGACTTCGAAGACACTTACGAGGAAGGGCTGGCGGTGTTTCGCGGTTCCATGGGTGAAAACTGGACCGCCACACTGGAGAGCGACCCGGTCACCAAGGTGCTCGAGGTCGGGGCCTACATCAAGCTCGGCAACCGCGCCCGGGTGAACGACGCGGCCAAGGCGCTGCTGCTGGCGCACGCCATTGGCAGCGACTTGGACCAGATCGGCGCGAACTACAACCTGAAACGCCTGGTGATTCAGGCCGAGGATCGGCTGGCCGTGCCGCCGGTGCCGGAAATCAAGGAAAAGGACGATCCGTTTCGCGAGCGCATCCAGTTGGCCTTTGAGGGGCTGACCACCGCGGGGCCGCGTAACAGCTACATCTTTCACGCGCGCAACGCCTCGGGTCTGGTTATGGACGCCACGGCGGAAAGCCCGGAGCCGTGCCACGTTACCGTAACGGTGCTGAGTTCGGAGGGCGAGGGGGTGGCCAGTCCCGAGTTGTTGGCGACTGTCGCCGCGGGGCTCAATGATGAAGACGTGCGCCCGCTCGGTGACCGTGTGACCGTACAGAGCGCGGAGATTATTCACTACAGCATCGACGCCATCCTGCACATGAACAGCGCCGGGCCTGAGGTCGACGCCAGTCTGGCGGAAGCCACCAAGCGCTTGGCCGCCTGGATCAACCCGCGCAAGCGCTTGGGCGTGGAGGTGGCGCGTTCGGCGGTCGACGCTCAGGTTCACGTGGCCGGTGTTTCCCGGGTTGAGTTGATCGGATGGGTGGACCTGGCCCCGACCAAGGCTCAGGCGGCGTATTGCACCGGCTACACCGTGGTGCCGGCGGTGCCGGGATGA
- a CDS encoding phage tail protein I, with translation MKSLLPSNSTPLERALEAAFYERTIIPLRTLYNPQTCPVHLLPHLAWAWSVDRWDYRWSEAAKRRAIAASYYIHAHKGTIGALRRVVEPLGYLIEIVEWFNTVPKGVPGTFALKVGVLDTGITEEMYQELERLIDDAKPVTRHMTGLAISLETQGDLNIAVALSEGDEIDVYPPVMRDIEVTGRFAVVGREHSIDTLDVYYD, from the coding sequence ATGAAAAGCCTGCTGCCGAGCAATAGCACGCCCCTGGAGCGCGCCCTGGAGGCGGCTTTTTACGAGCGCACGATTATTCCGCTGCGCACCCTCTACAACCCGCAGACCTGTCCGGTGCATTTGCTGCCACATCTGGCGTGGGCGTGGTCGGTCGATCGCTGGGACTACCGATGGTCAGAGGCGGCCAAGCGCCGGGCCATTGCCGCGTCGTATTACATCCATGCGCATAAGGGCACGATCGGCGCGTTGCGTCGTGTGGTCGAGCCCCTGGGCTACCTGATCGAAATCGTCGAGTGGTTCAACACGGTGCCTAAAGGTGTGCCGGGCACCTTTGCGCTCAAGGTCGGTGTGCTGGACACCGGAATCACCGAGGAAATGTATCAGGAGCTGGAACGCCTGATCGACGACGCCAAGCCCGTGACCCGGCATATGACGGGCCTGGCGATCAGCCTCGAAACCCAAGGCGATTTGAACATTGCCGTGGCCCTTTCCGAGGGCGACGAAATCGACGTTTACCCGCCGGTGATGCGTGACATCGAGGTCACAGGCCGCTTTGCCGTGGTCGGCCGCGAACACTCCATAGACACCCTGGACGTTTATTATGATTGA
- a CDS encoding phage tail protein: protein MIDANSQFFAILTNVGMAKQANADALGIPWKITDMGVGDANGTDPIPNAAQTTLIHEWRRRPLNQLKIDPNNPAVIIAEQIIPADEGGKWIREIGLYDADGDLVAVANCAPSFKPVLSQGSGRTQIVRMNFIVTSAGNITLKIDPAIVLASRAYVDAAILEVLPKNKTPGEWTRVKTNNLGIVVSGDNPDTLAGMGIKDTYTKPQVEAMIAQASALPVGTVVAFPKATVPPGFLELDGSVQSIATYPDLFAYLGTAFNTGGEGAGNFRLPESRGEFLRGWDHGRGVDIGRVVGSTQKGSLVALDTGTTGLQVMHFTGSPSVAGGQQAVGLDAYANADYQNLDIAGTTAQGTSALPGLASEVSSGVVRPRNLAVMWCIKAWNAPVNQGVIDVAALVVEMQNQKPMVPGMQIFSAPGISNFIVPQGTKADSIFEVEVWGGGGGGAGGSGGANGGGGGGGGGYSFKRLTGLVAGSTIKVTVGAGGTAGAWGAGGGAGGASSCDAYCSATGGGLGQLASGSSPGVSGGVGVGGELNLGGDPGKPCEAVVGGCGGMAPRGGGGGLGGYSAAGGAGLAPGGGGGGGDGPSFVGGPGAPGMVVIKWR from the coding sequence ATGATTGATGCGAATTCGCAGTTTTTTGCGATCCTCACGAACGTGGGGATGGCCAAGCAGGCGAACGCCGATGCACTCGGCATTCCCTGGAAGATCACCGACATGGGCGTGGGAGATGCCAACGGCACCGACCCGATTCCCAATGCCGCACAGACCACGCTGATCCATGAATGGCGCCGCCGGCCGCTGAATCAGCTCAAGATCGATCCGAACAACCCGGCAGTGATTATCGCCGAGCAAATCATTCCGGCCGATGAAGGCGGCAAGTGGATTCGCGAGATAGGCCTGTACGACGCGGACGGCGATCTGGTGGCGGTGGCCAACTGCGCGCCGAGCTTCAAGCCGGTCCTGTCGCAAGGTTCGGGGCGCACGCAAATCGTGCGCATGAACTTCATCGTCACCAGTGCCGGCAACATCACGCTGAAGATCGATCCGGCGATTGTGCTGGCCTCGCGGGCCTACGTGGATGCGGCGATTCTGGAGGTGCTGCCGAAGAACAAGACGCCCGGCGAGTGGACGCGGGTCAAGACCAACAATCTCGGCATCGTGGTGTCAGGCGACAACCCGGACACGTTGGCCGGAATGGGCATCAAGGACACCTACACCAAACCGCAAGTCGAGGCGATGATTGCCCAGGCCTCGGCGTTGCCGGTGGGGACCGTGGTGGCTTTTCCCAAGGCGACCGTGCCGCCGGGTTTCCTTGAGCTTGATGGCAGCGTGCAGAGCATCGCGACGTACCCGGATCTGTTTGCTTATCTTGGTACCGCGTTCAATACAGGCGGGGAGGGAGCTGGCAATTTCCGTCTGCCTGAGTCACGCGGCGAGTTCCTGCGCGGCTGGGATCATGGCCGCGGGGTGGATATAGGGCGTGTGGTAGGCAGTACCCAAAAAGGTAGCCTTGTCGCTTTGGACACTGGGACCACAGGTCTCCAAGTGATGCACTTTACTGGATCACCATCAGTTGCGGGTGGGCAGCAAGCTGTGGGCCTAGATGCTTATGCAAATGCTGACTATCAAAATTTAGATATCGCAGGAACAACCGCACAGGGGACATCTGCCCTACCTGGCCTTGCTTCAGAAGTGTCTAGCGGTGTTGTGCGCCCGCGTAACTTGGCGGTGATGTGGTGCATCAAGGCCTGGAACGCTCCGGTTAATCAGGGCGTGATTGATGTTGCAGCGTTGGTCGTAGAAATGCAGAACCAGAAGCCGATGGTTCCAGGCATGCAAATTTTTTCAGCCCCGGGCATCTCAAACTTCATTGTTCCTCAAGGCACTAAGGCCGATTCGATTTTTGAGGTCGAAGTGTGGGGCGGTGGCGGCGGCGGTGCTGGTGGATCTGGCGGCGCTAACGGCGGCGGTGGCGGTGGTGGCGGTGGGTACTCTTTCAAGCGGCTCACCGGCTTGGTTGCGGGCTCAACCATCAAAGTGACCGTAGGGGCTGGCGGCACTGCCGGAGCTTGGGGCGCTGGCGGCGGGGCTGGCGGGGCAAGTTCATGTGACGCTTATTGCAGCGCGACAGGTGGCGGCCTTGGTCAGCTGGCAAGTGGTTCGTCGCCAGGGGTTAGTGGCGGCGTGGGTGTCGGTGGGGAACTGAACCTAGGCGGTGATCCAGGCAAGCCGTGCGAGGCCGTCGTCGGGGGGTGTGGCGGTATGGCTCCGCGTGGCGGTGGCGGTGGGCTTGGTGGCTATTCTGCGGCGGGCGGTGCGGGACTCGCCCCGGGTGGTGGCGGTGGTGGTGGTGATGGCCCGAGTTTTGTTGGTGGTCCCGGTGCCCCTGGTATGGTGGTGATCAAATGGAGATGA
- a CDS encoding phage tail assembly chaperone: MSVRSFARIEGGRVAERFDAEELPPFHPSLIWIECAPGVCVGWLEVDGALVPLPAPVASPEELAASSRTWRDGVIEDTKWLRERHRDEIDLEVGTTLTADQFRELLVYLQTLRDWPQSPDFPDILHRPVAPDWIAEQAP, from the coding sequence ATGAGTGTGAGGAGTTTCGCGCGTATTGAGGGTGGCCGGGTGGCTGAGCGTTTCGACGCAGAGGAGCTGCCGCCGTTTCATCCATCCCTGATCTGGATCGAGTGCGCTCCGGGCGTCTGTGTCGGTTGGCTGGAGGTCGATGGTGCCTTGGTTCCGCTGCCCGCCCCAGTAGCCAGCCCGGAAGAACTGGCGGCGTCCAGTCGCACATGGCGCGACGGCGTAATTGAAGACACTAAATGGTTGCGTGAGCGTCATCGCGACGAAATCGATTTGGAGGTTGGCACTACGTTAACCGCCGATCAATTCCGCGAACTGCTGGTGTACCTGCAGACGCTGCGGGATTGGCCGCAGTCGCCAGACTTTCCCGACATCCTGCACCGGCCAGTTGCGCCGGACTGGATCGCCGAGCAAGCCCCATAA
- a CDS encoding phage tail sheath subtilisin-like domain-containing protein: protein MSFYHGVTTSLIDTGARTISLPSSSIIGLCDTFTPGVLGGGTALAGELKLITTEREAIAAFGPDSAITKAAQAIYVRAKAVIVAIGVPKLEDAALQTSAIIGGVLASGQRTGLQALLDGKSKHNAQPKLLIAPKHSATQSVATAMDALAGKLRAIAILDGPNTTDEAAMAYALEFGSKRLYMVDPGVQYWDTIASATIDAPGSAWTAGLFAWTDANYGYWASPSNKEFVGITGTTRPIEYLDGDETCRANLLNNANIATIIRDGGYRLWGNRTLSSDPKWAFVTRVRTCDILMDAIQAGHKWAVDRSITKTYVQDVTEGLQAFMRDQKNAGAIINFEVYADKERNTASQIEQGKIFWRIRFTDVPPAENPNFLIEVTNEWLTEVLETA from the coding sequence ATGAGTTTCTATCACGGCGTCACCACCTCGCTGATCGACACCGGCGCGCGGACCATTTCGCTGCCGTCGTCGTCGATCATCGGTCTGTGCGACACCTTTACCCCGGGCGTGCTCGGCGGCGGCACGGCGTTGGCCGGCGAGCTGAAGTTGATCACCACCGAGCGCGAGGCCATTGCCGCGTTCGGCCCGGATTCGGCGATCACCAAAGCCGCTCAGGCCATCTATGTGCGGGCCAAGGCGGTGATCGTGGCGATCGGCGTGCCCAAGCTGGAGGACGCCGCGCTGCAAACGTCCGCCATCATCGGCGGGGTGCTGGCCTCGGGGCAGCGTACCGGCCTGCAAGCGCTGCTGGATGGCAAGAGCAAGCACAACGCCCAGCCCAAGCTGCTGATCGCGCCGAAGCATTCCGCCACGCAATCGGTAGCCACCGCCATGGATGCGCTGGCCGGCAAGTTGCGCGCGATCGCCATCCTCGACGGCCCGAACACCACCGATGAGGCGGCCATGGCCTACGCCCTGGAGTTCGGCAGCAAGCGCCTGTACATGGTCGATCCCGGCGTGCAGTACTGGGACACGATCGCCAGTGCGACGATCGACGCGCCGGGCTCGGCCTGGACCGCGGGGCTGTTTGCCTGGACCGATGCCAACTACGGCTATTGGGCGTCGCCGTCGAACAAGGAGTTTGTCGGCATCACCGGCACCACCCGGCCGATCGAGTACCTGGACGGCGACGAAACCTGTCGGGCCAACCTGCTGAACAACGCCAACATCGCCACGATCATTCGTGACGGCGGCTATCGCCTGTGGGGCAACCGCACGCTGTCCAGCGATCCGAAGTGGGCATTCGTCACCCGCGTGCGCACCTGCGACATCCTCATGGACGCCATTCAGGCGGGGCACAAGTGGGCGGTGGATCGCTCGATCACCAAGACCTACGTGCAGGACGTGACCGAAGGTCTTCAGGCGTTCATGCGCGATCAGAAGAACGCCGGCGCGATCATCAACTTTGAAGTCTACGCGGACAAGGAACGGAACACGGCCAGCCAGATCGAGCAGGGCAAGATTTTCTGGCGCATCCGTTTCACCGATGTGCCGCCGGCTGAAAACCCGAATTTCCTCATTGAAGTCACCAACGAATGGCTGACCGAAGTTCTTGAAACCGCCTAA
- a CDS encoding phage major tail tube protein: MIPQVLTNCAAFVDGVSFAGDVPSLTLPKLTQKVTDYQGGGMSAPIELATGMDKLEAAFTTNGIRRESLKYFGLSDQTACNVVFRAAYKGLKGAVTPVVVTMRGGIKEVDMGDWKPSDPAEIKHALKLVYYKLEIDGRVMYEIDPINMIQVVDGVDQLAAERSALGL; encoded by the coding sequence ATGATTCCTCAAGTTCTCACCAATTGCGCCGCGTTTGTCGACGGCGTGAGTTTCGCCGGCGATGTGCCGAGCCTGACCTTGCCGAAGCTGACGCAAAAGGTCACCGACTACCAAGGCGGCGGCATGTCCGCGCCGATCGAGCTGGCCACCGGCATGGACAAGCTCGAGGCGGCGTTTACCACCAACGGCATTCGCCGCGAGTCGCTGAAGTACTTCGGGTTGTCTGATCAGACCGCCTGCAACGTGGTGTTCCGGGCAGCCTACAAGGGGCTTAAAGGTGCCGTCACGCCGGTGGTGGTGACCATGCGCGGCGGGATCAAAGAGGTCGACATGGGCGACTGGAAACCGTCCGACCCGGCCGAGATCAAGCACGCGCTGAAGCTCGTGTACTACAAGCTCGAAATTGACGGTCGCGTCATGTACGAGATCGACCCCATCAACATGATTCAGGTGGTCGACGGTGTCGATCAACTGGCCGCTGAACGCTCGGCCCTGGGCCTCTAA
- a CDS encoding phage tail assembly protein, producing the protein MTQISLNKPLPKWLELTDEGVTVTLAYKANISGVLVDKVTMRAPSVRDMEAAKAAGGGEMDKMEKNLFCSLLMATETDLAGLKIKDYNRLQAGYFRLVEEDDV; encoded by the coding sequence ATGACTCAAATCAGTCTGAACAAGCCATTGCCGAAATGGCTGGAACTCACCGACGAAGGCGTGACCGTAACGCTGGCCTACAAGGCCAACATCAGCGGCGTGCTCGTTGACAAGGTGACGATGCGCGCGCCCAGCGTGCGGGACATGGAGGCCGCCAAGGCGGCCGGTGGCGGCGAAATGGACAAGATGGAAAAGAACCTGTTTTGCAGCTTGCTCATGGCCACCGAAACGGATCTGGCGGGCCTGAAAATCAAAGACTACAACCGTTTGCAGGCTGGCTATTTTCGTCTGGTTGAAGAAGACGACGTGTAA
- a CDS encoding phage tail tape measure protein, translating to MANKLALGLVIGGAVSSTVGSAFKDVTSRIKRLEAEGKKARVLEKTIGDTMRLRDEWRKAHMAGDKGASALQRQLENNLNSLKKEGVEVRNLTKAYGAMGRVAAAAEFKAKGHQQLDEGKQKLKSSIGQAVAATAAMAVPTKVSADYGAIIRDIAIKSNIANKPEEADMSRKIIDTSRDTGMARNQVAEVVNALVGAGMELDKALQYAPTAAKFAVGQGADGGETARMINALGQNAKISDPAVMQKALEAIAYQGQAGSFEAADMARWFPELLAGMGKLGITGMDSVTQLGAMLQVQMKTAGGADEAANNLKNWMEKIGSGDTVEAYKKAGIDYQGSMNTGLQNGKSTLESSFELAQKYIAATDPKKAAAMAEATAKISKEADPVKAQAMLASLEQALRTGDLFADMQVKGALTAFMQNKDMYAKLKADSASATGILDKNLEERRQSSAQKWSEMAQTMDDAMRAIGDAFRPVTDRVADGVRNVAQGLAKLSDESPRLVTGIGAAVAAVIGFGAVMAKVKMAKGLLNIGRGSLMGNPNIPQKVIVTNMGGLGGGGGGLDVDDLDGNGNGNGNGNGKDKGGKGGRGGGRGGSVGAGVKGPALLAVADAGFKAWDTYQNAETQDEKAEGYGEAAGGLAGTLAGAAAGAVIGTAVPVIGNIVGGIIGAYLGYMGGDALGGVVGKSMFGTDESLKSVPAAGPLMMANAGKDIPPVMANIGQSFAKPSGQGTGALLMAPQPGDAARAMMMPSASDDAAAAKLTPPAPAKSEGVKVDTKVDIQAPFTLTVQGDVKDAATLYSQLKPLLDQHYREMAKQVDSSKLYDAPHV from the coding sequence ATGGCGAACAAACTCGCGCTCGGCCTGGTCATTGGCGGGGCCGTCAGCTCCACGGTGGGCTCCGCGTTCAAGGACGTCACCAGTCGCATCAAACGCCTGGAGGCCGAGGGCAAAAAAGCCCGGGTACTGGAAAAGACCATCGGCGACACCATGCGGTTGCGCGATGAGTGGCGCAAGGCGCACATGGCCGGTGACAAAGGCGCCTCGGCGTTGCAACGGCAGCTTGAAAACAATCTGAACAGCCTGAAGAAAGAAGGCGTGGAAGTCCGCAATCTGACCAAGGCCTATGGCGCCATGGGGCGGGTGGCGGCTGCGGCCGAATTCAAGGCCAAGGGTCACCAGCAACTCGACGAGGGCAAGCAAAAGCTCAAAAGCAGTATCGGGCAGGCCGTGGCCGCCACGGCGGCGATGGCTGTCCCGACCAAGGTCAGCGCGGACTATGGCGCGATCATTCGTGACATTGCGATCAAGTCGAACATTGCCAATAAGCCCGAAGAGGCCGACATGTCGAGGAAGATCATCGACACGTCACGCGACACCGGCATGGCGCGCAATCAGGTGGCCGAGGTGGTCAACGCCCTGGTGGGCGCCGGCATGGAGCTGGACAAGGCGCTGCAATACGCCCCGACCGCGGCCAAATTTGCCGTGGGCCAAGGGGCGGACGGTGGCGAAACGGCACGCATGATCAACGCCCTGGGGCAGAACGCCAAGATTTCCGACCCGGCGGTGATGCAAAAGGCGCTGGAGGCGATCGCTTACCAAGGGCAGGCGGGCAGTTTCGAGGCGGCCGACATGGCGCGCTGGTTTCCCGAGCTGCTGGCCGGCATGGGCAAGCTGGGCATTACCGGCATGGACTCGGTGACCCAGCTGGGCGCCATGCTACAGGTGCAGATGAAGACCGCAGGCGGCGCCGATGAGGCGGCCAACAACCTCAAGAACTGGATGGAAAAGATCGGTTCGGGGGATACGGTCGAGGCCTACAAAAAGGCCGGGATCGACTATCAGGGCTCGATGAACACCGGCCTGCAGAATGGCAAGTCCACGCTGGAATCCAGCTTTGAACTGGCCCAGAAATACATTGCGGCCACCGATCCGAAGAAGGCCGCGGCGATGGCCGAGGCCACGGCGAAGATCAGCAAGGAAGCGGACCCGGTAAAAGCCCAGGCCATGCTCGCGTCCCTGGAGCAAGCCTTGCGCACCGGTGATCTGTTCGCCGACATGCAGGTCAAGGGCGCGTTGACCGCGTTCATGCAAAACAAGGACATGTACGCCAAGTTAAAAGCGGATTCGGCCAGTGCCACCGGGATCTTGGACAAGAACCTGGAAGAGCGCCGGCAGTCGTCGGCGCAGAAGTGGTCGGAAATGGCCCAGACCATGGACGACGCCATGCGCGCGATCGGTGATGCGTTCCGGCCCGTCACCGACAGGGTGGCGGACGGCGTGCGCAATGTCGCCCAGGGGCTGGCCAAGCTCTCCGACGAATCGCCGCGACTGGTGACGGGGATTGGCGCGGCCGTGGCGGCGGTGATTGGCTTCGGTGCGGTGATGGCCAAAGTCAAGATGGCCAAGGGTCTGTTGAACATTGGTCGCGGTTCGCTGATGGGCAATCCGAACATCCCGCAAAAGGTGATCGTGACCAACATGGGCGGTCTGGGTGGCGGTGGTGGCGGGCTGGATGTCGACGACCTCGATGGCAATGGCAATGGCAATGGCAATGGCAATGGCAAGGACAAGGGTGGCAAGGGCGGGCGGGGCGGTGGTCGCGGTGGCAGTGTTGGTGCGGGAGTGAAGGGGCCGGCCTTGCTCGCGGTGGCCGATGCCGGCTTCAAGGCGTGGGACACCTACCAAAACGCCGAGACCCAGGACGAAAAAGCCGAAGGCTATGGTGAGGCGGCCGGTGGGTTGGCGGGCACGCTGGCCGGGGCGGCGGCGGGTGCAGTGATCGGCACGGCAGTGCCGGTGATCGGCAACATCGTCGGCGGCATCATCGGTGCTTATCTTGGCTACATGGGTGGCGATGCCTTGGGTGGTGTTGTCGGTAAGTCGATGTTTGGGACCGACGAATCGCTGAAGAGCGTGCCGGCCGCCGGGCCGTTGATGATGGCCAATGCCGGCAAGGACATCCCGCCGGTGATGGCCAACATTGGCCAGTCGTTTGCCAAGCCTTCGGGGCAAGGCACCGGCGCGCTGTTGATGGCGCCGCAGCCCGGGGACGCCGCGCGGGCCATGATGATGCCGAGCGCCAGTGATGACGCCGCCGCGGCGAAACTCACGCCACCGGCACCGGCCAAAAGCGAAGGGGTCAAGGTCGACACCAAGGTGGACATCCAGGCGCCGTTTACGCTGACGGTCCAGGGCGATGTGAAGGACGCCGCGACGCTCTATAGCCAGCTCAAGCCGTTGCTCGATCAGCACTATCGCGAGATGGCCAAGCAGGTCGACAGCAGCAAGCTGTACGACGCGCCACACGTTTAA
- a CDS encoding phage tail protein, with translation MEALGQLQSGLKYLASAGETGRRSLDGMLGPMNGAIGEITGAASELEDLPFVGPAMGAKLQRVMRGVQAAQAKVGQVVATYNKASRALSGMDERLGTLKEQAGKAATAINKIAGKVSPSLANVVPTGALATDGTPAPEAVKPFPHLLILQPLDPKGQPYYFNLDTAAFDSLRRSTEFRWASQERLSRRPAQQGVGMGEEKITLKGQILPGFKGGLKQLDTLRTIGGRLQPLTLTTGYGDVLGTWCLKSVDEDQSALMQGGIPRKQEFTLEFVRYGDDMQNV, from the coding sequence ATGGAAGCGTTGGGCCAATTACAGTCGGGGCTGAAATACCTCGCGTCGGCCGGGGAAACCGGTCGGCGCAGCCTGGACGGCATGCTGGGGCCAATGAATGGCGCGATCGGGGAAATCACCGGCGCCGCGTCCGAGCTGGAGGATCTGCCTTTTGTCGGGCCCGCGATGGGGGCCAAACTTCAGCGCGTCATGCGCGGGGTGCAGGCGGCGCAGGCCAAAGTCGGGCAAGTGGTGGCCACCTACAACAAGGCCAGTCGCGCGCTGTCGGGGATGGACGAGCGCCTGGGTACGCTGAAGGAGCAAGCGGGCAAGGCGGCGACGGCAATCAACAAGATTGCCGGCAAGGTCAGTCCGTCGCTGGCCAACGTGGTGCCCACGGGTGCGTTGGCCACCGATGGCACGCCGGCGCCGGAGGCGGTGAAGCCGTTCCCGCACCTGCTGATCCTTCAGCCGCTCGACCCCAAGGGGCAGCCGTATTACTTCAACCTCGACACCGCGGCCTTTGACTCGCTGCGGCGCTCGACCGAATTCCGCTGGGCCTCGCAAGAGCGCCTGTCGCGCCGGCCGGCGCAACAGGGGGTGGGCATGGGTGAAGAGAAAATCACCCTCAAGGGGCAGATTCTCCCGGGCTTCAAGGGCGGGCTGAAGCAGCTCGACACCTTGCGCACGATCGGCGGCCGGCTTCAGCCGCTGACGCTGACCACGGGTTATGGCGACGTGCTGGGCACCTGGTGCTTGAAGAGCGTCGACGAAGATCAAAGCGCACTGATGCAAGGCGGGATACCGCGTAAACAAGAGTTCACCCTGGAGTTCGTCCGCTATGGCGATGACATGCAGAACGTCTGA
- a CDS encoding tail protein X — MAMTCRTSDGDLLDTICHNFYGHLNGSVEAVLDANQGLAEEEQPFRGGLIIVLPDLPSPLAEAVTLWD, encoded by the coding sequence ATGGCGATGACATGCAGAACGTCTGACGGGGATCTGTTGGACACCATTTGCCATAACTTCTATGGCCACCTAAACGGCAGTGTCGAGGCGGTGCTCGATGCCAATCAGGGCTTGGCCGAGGAAGAGCAGCCGTTCCGCGGTGGCTTGATCATCGTCCTGCCGGATCTGCCGAGCCCGCTCGCCGAGGCGGTCACGCTGTGGGACTGA